In the Drosophila willistoni isolate 14030-0811.24 chromosome 3R, UCI_dwil_1.1, whole genome shotgun sequence genome, TTTATTGTGAATTCAATTAACTAACGCGTCACTGATTAATAAATAGTGAGAAATAGTTAttgatatttttgttataGTCGGTGGTTTTATTTAAACTTAAGTTCTCTAAATAAAGCTAATCGTCCGGCAATTtcctctcttttctttttgcctaTTCAATCGGTATTCTGGATACTAGATCCAACACTCCCGATTGATGTGCTCATAACTCTCATTGGTGACCATTGATATCGGTCAATAAACCGCCTTGTGGTTTCAGCAAAGCGTACGAAAGATAAATTGGCAGGTTTGCACATGGAcatagattttaaatcatcaGCTTTGATACCCTGTGGATACTCGGTGGTACCGACTAGTGGATCCACCCAAATGAAATAATCTGGATTAGCATTTTTCCATTCCGTTAGACAGGACTGCTGAAGGAACAATTCATCAAGTCTTTCAATAGCCAATCCGCCGGTACATCCAAAAAAGAAGTCTCCTCCTTGTAAATTATAGGTTTAAATTAGATAAAAGATTATCTTAAGAAagtaaatgtatatacatatataacttaTTTTTTACTTGCCCATTTGCAGTTGTCTTCTAAcgtatttttaaataaaaaggaatATAAGAGTGTTGCCACTTATTTTTCGATAGCCGATAACAATCAGCTGTTTTGTGttgattttgttattattcCCTTTTCTCATCTCTTCGTGCTCTTTCGGTTACATTAGTAAAAATTACACCCAAATACTGATGTATGTACTTCCACATAAACTGGATATGTTATTGGATGCGCCTGCGCACtagttacaacaacaaaaaacctaGAGAAAACCTTGCATTATCAGATACGTTAATCTAATCGTGCCATAAACAACGCGAGATTGGTTGCCTTGGGGAGCGGGAGCAGCTAGAAAAGTTAGTAGTAAAGCCGTAAGCGAACGAAACGGGCCGCATTcgctttttttgtattttcttctGTCAATTGTAACCTCCccaaaaaaagtgtgagtTGATAAAAATCCAAAATGAACTTAAAACTTTGAGACCACGgaggaataatatattaaGACCACTAGCGTATATCAATTGGATGACAATTTTACCACTCCTTTAATTGATAAGGCATATTTCATGGGGCGGGATTCATCTTTTAGCGCCCACCGACCTTTGGAACTTGTCTATTTTGTTTGAACGGTGCTTATTTTAATAGATAGCCAAATATTTTccatataagtatgtatgtatatacgtacatatgtgcatCGATGAACTTTAGCTAGAGCTAAAAGATTTCTGTCCCTCGGCCAGCTAAGATTAGATTAGTATGAGTATGGGGGGTTCAGTTCAAAGTGTACAAATCTAAATTTCTTAAGAGCCACGAACCACGCGTTCCATGTATGCAAAAACCAACCCCCGgaaaatcttaattttgtgcgaaattttcattttcattgcaGTTCAAGAATGACTTCAACACTGCTACCTGGGAATATTGTCTATGGCGGTCCTGTGACCGCTAGGGAAGCCCAGGACTACAGATCTTTGGGTCAATTCGTTTTGGATAAGTATAAAAGCTTTGGCGAACAGACGGTTATGATTGATGCTGTTACTGGAACGGAATATACAGCCAGCTTTATGCATAGTCGCATCGTTCGATTGGCGTACATTCTCCAGAAATTGGGAGTGAagcacaatgatgtcatcggCCTCTCCAGCGAAAACAGCGTCAATTTTGCCTTGGCAATGTTTGCCGGTTTCGCAGTCGGCGCTACTGTGGCGCCTCTGAATGTTACCTACTCTGAGCGAGAAGTGGATCATGCTATTAATCTATCGAAGCCAAAGATAATCTTAGCATCAAAAATAACCGTCGATCGGATTGCCAAAGTGGCCAGCAAGAACAAATTTGTCAAGGGCATCATTGCTCTAAGCGGTACCTCCAAGAACTTTAACAACCTCTATCAATTTGACGATATGATGGATAATGAGAAGTTTAAGACGAAGCCAGATTTCTTATCGCCTCTGGCCAATAAGAACGACGATGTGGCTCTTATTGTGTGCTCATCAGGTACCACGGGCATGCCTAAAGGAGTGCAGTTAACGCAAATGAATCTATTGGCCACTCTGGATTCACAGATTCAACCTACAATGATTCCGCTCTCTGAAGTCACTTTGCTAACAGTGATTCCATGGTTCCATGCATTTGGCTGCCTCACATTGATAACCACTGCCGTAATGGGCACCCGGTTGGTCTATTTACCCAAGTTTGAGGAGAATTTGTTCCTCTCGGCCATTGAGAAATATCGGGTAATGATGGCATTTATGGTTCCTCCATTGATGGTCTTCTTGGCCAAGCATCCCATTGTAGATAAATACGATTTATCATCACTGATGGTGCTCCTCTGCGGTGCTGCCCCACTTAGTCGGGAGACTGAGGATCAGATCAAGGAGCGCATTGGAGTGCCTTTCATTCGTCAGGGATATGGACTGAGCGAATCGACGCTTAGTGTTTTGGTGCAAAACGATGAGTTCTGTAAACCCGGCAGTGTGGGCGTCCTAAAGGTTGGCATCTATGCCAAAGTCATTGATCCTGACACTGGCAAACTTCTAGGAGCGAATGAGCGGGGTGAACTGTGCTTCAAAGGCGATGGTATTATGAAAGGCTACATCGGTGATGCCAAGTCCACACAAACGGCCATTAAAGATGGTTGGTTGCACACCGGAGACATTGGTTACTATGACAATGATTTCGAGTTCTTTATTGTGGATCGAATCAAGGAGTTAATCAAATACAAGGGCTTCCAGGTACCGCCGGCGGAAATCGAGGCCCTGTTACTGACGAATGACAAGATTAAGGATGCTGCCGTCATTGGCAAGCCGGACGAAGAGGCTGGGGAATTGCCCTTAGCATTTGTGGTCAAGCAGGCGGGTGTCCAGCTAACAGAAGATGAAGTCATCAAGTTTGTCAATGATCACGCATCGCCAGCCAAACGTTTGAGAGGTGGTGTGATCTTTGTAGATGAAATACCAAAGAATCCTAGTGGTAAAATCCTGCGTCGTGTGCTCCGCAATATGCTGAAAAAACCAAAGTCCAAATTGTAAAACATTCGGAGAAGGAAAGGAAGGAAAAGATATGGCTATCAATATTTCCCTAAGATATAGATATTCCCCCTGGGCAAACATGAATTGTACAAAGATATTGCTAAACGTAtgctttattattattgctaaactttgtttttatcgtttccttttgttttttttttttaactaccAACTGGTTGGGTTTCATTTTACTTTAATTTGGCTTTCATTTGTATTAAAAACctaaataaaaactatttaaatacgtatgtattgtatgcattgtatgtgttttttaaatatttccgGAATGTTTCGATTAATTTCATCCTAACCGGTGCCCTCTGCTGCAAGTTAGAATTTACACATTTGATGTTCCGAACTATCAATAACAagttataattaaacaacTACGTACGTTACGTTCTTCTATAACAAACTTTCATATAATTTGTTTGTCGGTTTCTACATATAGATTCATTATTAATTCTCATATatgttgtatatatatatatatatatgtatatatatgtcaATATTTAACTACACATCATCTGTCTTGTAAATAGTGTTACttaattaacattttgtttttcatttttttgtggGAAAAGTTtatcttttttctctcttattCTGTGTCCGGTTTTTTGGAGACGTCGTAAATAGCAATTTATTGTATATGgaatttaatttgtgtttcTCTGGTTTATTTGTACAGatttatatagatatataatcTGTGTTTTCTAGCATTAGTTTACTAATTATTGTGTATGAAACCTTAAATATAGAAGAAATGCCTTGGTTTCTATACCGGAAACATTATATAGTTTGTGTTAAAACTTCTTTCTGTCTGTGGTTGGTATCTGTCCCacattgtatgtatgtatgtgtgtatgtttgtctGTCTGGGCCTCATATTAAATACGTATGTACTTATTCTTGCACTTGCAATGCTAATAGACTTGGTGCTTGGCTTACACTTAAaactaatttgaaaaaattctgtGCATTTATACAGAGACGGATGGTAAAAAGAGATCTCATTTAATATTAACTATGAATTGTATGTTAAAGGATAGGAATGCATATTCTCTAATGCATATGGGTGTagaatacataaaaaatattcaaatttgaattaaaattggattgcaattttttttttgtttttttgagaCATTGTACTGATTTTGGGAACAAACATTTAATCCGTCCCTGCATATGCacattaatataaaaattcagTGGCCAATTAATTTCGTTTACAATGATAAGATTAAAACACGAAATAGTGCAATTTTAAATTAGATATTGGCACAACTTTAGTTTCTTGAATCGGTTCAATCGTTTGGCACAATTTTGACAACAAATTGGTTTATTCTGATTGTCTGTTGAACTAAACTTGTCTTTGTCTGtataggtgtgtgtgtgtgtgtgtgtgtgtgtgtgagtatgtttatgtagATATTActaaacatttgtattttgatCCCTAGGACCATATTGCAAAATGtatgaaatattaaaatatgcaATTGCATGCTGACTCGtacaaattttgaaacttttatgTGGACCTCGACTTTGGCCTAATTAAAATTGTCTAACAGCCAAAGGTTCTTATTGTTTTGGATCATACAATAATCTCCATGCGATTTCCCTTGCGCGTGACCTTTGGCGGGCCTTGTGCTAAATCCGACATGCCACCGTATTTAAACGAGAAGATGACAGTCTGTTGGCCAAAATTCGCTTCAAATCTATAATTATCAAATTTAGCATTAAATATTCCGCATAGACTCAACGAATACTCACTCTGTGCTTATGTGTATCTCTGGTGGTTTGCCTGTGGCATTTTGTATAACCAGAAACATTTTCGTAACAATTTCAATAACATGGCCCGTTTGAAATACAAAATCTCCCTTTTTGCGACCAAACTCCGACTGTAAAGAGTGTAAATTGAGGCAAACGTCCAATTATATAAACTTCACCTAATTCTTACCGCCTTCACATGAAAAACAGCAATGTCGTCTAGATAGGGGCTCAAAGACATACGATATATCTCTGAGGCAGGCACTCTGTACTTGATTTGCAGCGTTCTCTGGTCGAGCAACAGTAGCGATGAAGTGGATAGCACCAGAAGTATGGGTACAAACTAAAAAAGAATTACcatatatatagtatagaTTTAGATCAATACAACAAAGATTTTACCTTGCCACTCGATCGTGCTATCTTATTGATTATGTCGGCGAAGACGACATACTGATCATTGGTTTCGGCGCAGATCTTCTTCCACTGCTGATTGTGGCGCAGACGAACATAATCACCCACAAATGGATGGCCGACACTGTAATCAAATAAATTGGATTATATTTTAGATTTAATAGATGTTGGGAAAAGTTTCCTAATACCTTCGCGCATAAGAAGCCTTACGATCCTTGAAAATAATGCTGGCTGTCACCTTTTCTCTCATACGATTGCGAGCAGTTTGATCAAAAGAGTTCCGATAGATGTAGCATTTCCAGCGATGATAAATGGAGCGCAATAATCGCGAGGCGTCGgccaaaaagacaggagatgCTGGCCACTCTGTGGATAGCGGACTCAATGTATTGGGCGGCAGACGCAGTGGTATGGTAAGCAGGAACTGACGTATCTTCCATTGACGATAGTAGCGACCGATTACATCGATCGCCCATTTAACTTGCCGTTTGTACTTTAGCGAACGATACTCTTCGCGGGCCTGAGTCGTaaatgcaaaaagaaatacattGTATAAATTCGAAATTTAACATTGTCGATagatcaaaattaaaagaagcAACATGCAACATGCTTACAACACGATATAAACTCCACAGATGTCTACGACCCGTGAAAGGAATACCAAAACGGCATTCCTATAGACAGATAAGTCAACATGCAGAAATTAGAAATAAGAGATTGATTGATTGGTTTTATCATGCATTGGCCGATTAGCATCTATCTACTTACACGCCACGTTCGCCAGGCACTGGAGATAACCATCTGACTGTGCCTCATCCGCTGGTATCGTTTCCTCGCATGATACATGCGAAACATCTTTTGTATGAGTACGGCCAGCTCGCCGATACGCAGGCGACGAAACTGCTCCAACTCGTAAACAGTGCGGGGACTACGCACGAACACATTTTTGGTGCCAATGGTAAACTCGGCTGAGGGTAAAGGCAGATTGCGTATAATAAGCGCGATTCCCTCCACCTGACTGCCGCCATGGAAATGCGGCCAGGTGAGACTGTTGAGCAACTTGTAGCGATGAAAGAACTTTACGTGCAACAGATGGAAACAGTGGCCAGTGCGACAGAGATGTACCAAAGGCATTAATGACATGTAGCGAACCTGATGCTGCACCAAGGCCAAATCAAACTGATGCGGTTGCTTGCCCTCGTTGGGCTTAATGCAGAACACATAGTGTGTACGTCGATGTTTAACAATCGCGAGGAGTGTCTGCAGTTGAGTGCGTATATTAGAAGCTAGTGTCGATGGCTTTTTCGTGGCTTGCCTGCGGGGATTTCCCTCTGGGAAGAGGCTTTGAACCAACGATAGTTTACTCTGATAGAAAGCACCACTTATATATTTTGGCAACATATCCGAGTTTTTCTCTAAAAAGCGATTAATCGAATAGTTCACCACATTGGCAAAATGACGAATTCTAAAGGGAATAACACGATTATAATATCTTCGATGATACAAAAATGTTAATATACTCACTGAAAGCACATAGAGTTGCTACCGCTGGTCATAAAATTTGGATGTCCTGCACAACATTGTTGGATACGCAGCAACAATGCCTCATTGTTACTTAAATGTGACTCATTGATCAGACTTAATATACCATAGCTGGGCTTATCGATCAACTCGCATATagattcattatcaaaataatCAATGCGCGACCATTCCAGACCCTCACGCATATAAAGCTCTTGTTCCGAGCGCAAAACatggaaaacaaaattctGATGaccaataaaatgaaaattagaataaaaaaaatccatttaTGTTTAGTTGGTTAAGCACTTACCTGGTGTATCTTCTCTGCACTGTAATTGATGGCAAACTGTTCAAAGGAATTATGATCAAGAACCTCGAATCCATAGAAATCCAGTAAGGCTAAATTCTTTTCGCGCTGGTTGGACTTGAGTGTTTCATTAATTTTGTTAACTAGCCATGTGAAAAGGCGACTATAAAGTGTCCGGCAGAGTGTGTTACGATTACTGGCCGCCTGTCGAGCATCCATTTCGCTGCCCACATCCTCATGGCTGCTGTTTGAACTATTTGCTCTTGTAAGGCAATTGATTAGAACTTGAGCTTCGAGATTAAGCAACTGGGCTGTCTCTTGAACCTCTATTGgttgaaaaaccaaaaacgaaatttAGCAATTGGACCCGAATAACTGGCATTACAAACTCACCATAAACATTGGAAACCTGACATCCCTCGGTGCCATCAATATTCGTCACAggcacaaaaataaaatttccaaGCTTCAAAACTACGGCAATGACGCGAAAAATTGAGTTAATCTCATCACAGCAAAGACCCAGAACATCCAGGGATCGCTTTAAGGGCATAACATGTTCgtaaaagtaaaaattgactgattataagtatatatacctTTGTATAATGAAAATTGGAACGATCCTCCTCCATGGCAGTTGTGTTGCGCAGCAGTTCGTATCTCTCTACATTACGGTAGAGTTTAAGGGATTCTATAGTAAttagaaaattaatttaattttataaataattttccaGAAATCGTTATTATAGTTACTTAGTAATTGAAGATCGGCTCCCAATAATAATTgataaaaaatatgaaaatttcgCTCGCCAATAGTAGTATCTGTTATTCGAGTCTGttgagaaaataaaagaaaacatttataaacTAAGTGACTAAAATATTAGGGAATAGACGAGCAAACCTTTTCCAACATATCTTTACAGATGCATGAAAGAAGTAACAATATTCATTTgttatattcttatatatatatatatatatatatatagatctTTGCTTATGTTAAAACTTACAGTGTGTGATGTGTACCCCCATAGGATCGCCCTTAAAATCGATTTCAATGTCAAATAGTTTACCCTGAAAGCAAGAACGAattaattaaatcatttacAATTAGATTCAAAAATATCTTACATATCGGCTGGAGTTATTGTTTTTCAGAGTACAGGCATTACCCATGGCTTCCAGAAAGACATCCGCACAGGTGACGCATTCACGTAATCTTTGACTTGGAGATTTGTGACGTCGATGAAGCGACGAGCTGGCGGAGGGTGTCGGGGAGATGCTACTTGTTGGCGGCGGTGGCTGGGGCAGTTCGGCCAAGACTTTACTTATCTTGTGGGCGTCATATAAGGAAATGCGCTGCGTGGAGCCCATTAGAGAATGTCGATCTCGTTCTCGTTCTGGCTGACTCTCCGTTGAATGCTGCCGTATAAGATTCGAACAACTCCCACGTTGCGGCTGCATTTTATGGACACTGGCCAAACGACTATTACTGCCGCGCAGGGCTTGCTCCTCTTTCTCCAGGCTCTGAGCTCGTATGCATTTACTGTGACCACACTGACGACAcccactgccactgccactgccataAGCAGTCAGCATATATTTGGGTGAACTACTGCTACAGCCGCCTGCCTTCAAGGCAATGGGCGTGGCTAGGCAGGCGTTAGCTTGAGTCTGTTGATGCTTAAAGCACGACTTGGCTGGATGCAAATGATGGGCATGCGATTCATTTAGTACACTAATGTTTTCGCTGCTCTTGTGATGTGAGAAATCAAAATCGACAATTTTTTCACGAATATTTCGCCTGGTCTGTCGTTCTATGCTATCGGCTCTCGTTCTGGATCGTTGCGAAGGTCCCGGGGATGGTGACTGACGGCGTGAAATTCCGACAGAAGGATTATCCACTCGATTCttgcaaataataaagttgGCAGTACCCGAGCAACTGCTGGATGCTCGACGATGAGAATGCACAACACCACTGCTTGTTGAGCTTGTAGAGGATTGCTTTCGCAGGACATTCGGTGTGCTGCACAGCGAGCGTTCTTGTATGTGGGTTAGGAAATTGACAATCATTTTAAATGTCTCTGTTTTCCCCGCTCCGCTTTCGCCAGTGAGCAAAACGCACTGATCCTCGCTCTGATCTTTAAGCGACTGGTACGCAAGATTGGTAAGCCCGTAACTACAAATGACAAGATTAATATCATCATTAACAAATTGTTGCAAAAAATGCCAAACCCAAATTCACTCACATGTGAGGCGGCAGCTGAAAGATGCCTTTATTGCCATAGTTGCGCACATTGTCCAGCGAGTGCTCGGATATGTGATGATATGGATTTAATGCGACCACAGAGGTTCCAATATACGTCTAACCAAAGAGCAATAGTTGGCAAATTAGTTGATGTGTTTAATTTCATTGATTATTAACGACATGACTTACATAAATATAGTCACGCTTATAGCGCTGATGTATATTGCTGATAAAACTATCCTCGGAGAGATTCTCCAGCAGCACCGAGTCCCAAGTGCCAATTTCCTCTTCCATTGCGCCTTTTAACAACAGCCACAACGAaggaatttatttttaacatttgaaCATTTATCTACTGTAATAAAGCACAGAAAccaaatacacaaacacaatTAACCACTGGGAGAAGATTCAAGTGTGAAAATGTGCAACAATTGCATAATTTATTGCAAGCGTGCTTACATCTGGGCAAcaattttgtgttttgattgaattgaattattgattttcattttctctgCTAAAGTACtcgcatacatacatacataagaacgtctttatgtatgtacatacatccgCATGTATAagcaggtatgtacatacatacatacacatatttaTGGATTTCGAATGTCTCAATGCCTTTGTGGGTGCAATTcagatttatttaaaataaatatttgtatttttttgtcaCAATTTTATTGCTGCTTTTCTTTTACCGTAGTTTTGCCCAAAAAAGAGTATATGAAGTTTGCATAGAATCACACATTATCGGTGTGCATCGGAGtacccatacatacatacatacatacatatgcatgcatttttgaataattcgaattctatatgtatatatgtacatatatggtgTGTATATAGATTTGACTAATTTTAAAACCGTTTTATTTTCACGAaacgaaaattaaataaatatttaataattaataaaccGTATTGAAAGATTTCCGTTCGGATATCAAAtaagttatttttaaaagaaatacCAATTTACAAGGGTATTAAGACGTTCCTACAACCTTCTCCAGTTTTTGTTTACCTTTCACACTGTAAAGTTCCTGTTGTTTTGTGTGTAACAACAActgaagaaaacattttgtgcTTTAAAATGTGGTCACATTTGTAGACAACTATCGACGTCCCAACAAAACCAGGGATCCATTTTTAAGGACGTTATAGTAAAGAATTCGAATTAAAGGTTAAAAAATTATGCGAAAAAGTTGGATTAGATTACAGTCT is a window encoding:
- the LOC6650483 gene encoding 4-coumarate--CoA ligase 1; translated protein: MTSTLLPGNIVYGGPVTAREAQDYRSLGQFVLDKYKSFGEQTVMIDAVTGTEYTASFMHSRIVRLAYILQKLGVKHNDVIGLSSENSVNFALAMFAGFAVGATVAPLNVTYSEREVDHAINLSKPKIILASKITVDRIAKVASKNKFVKGIIALSGTSKNFNNLYQFDDMMDNEKFKTKPDFLSPLANKNDDVALIVCSSGTTGMPKGVQLTQMNLLATLDSQIQPTMIPLSEVTLLTVIPWFHAFGCLTLITTAVMGTRLVYLPKFEENLFLSAIEKYRVMMAFMVPPLMVFLAKHPIVDKYDLSSLMVLLCGAAPLSRETEDQIKERIGVPFIRQGYGLSESTLSVLVQNDEFCKPGSVGVLKVGIYAKVIDPDTGKLLGANERGELCFKGDGIMKGYIGDAKSTQTAIKDGWLHTGDIGYYDNDFEFFIVDRIKELIKYKGFQVPPAEIEALLLTNDKIKDAAVIGKPDEEAGELPLAFVVKQAGVQLTEDEVIKFVNDHASPAKRLRGGVIFVDEIPKNPSGKILRRVLRNMLKKPKSKL
- the LOC6650484 gene encoding unconventional myosin-Ib isoform X2; its protein translation is MVNYLTLKSILRAILWGYTSHTTRITDTTIGERNFHIFYQLLLGADLQLLKSLKLYRNVERYELLRNTTAMEEDRSNFHYTKRSLDVLGLCCDEINSIFRVIAVVLKLGNFIFVPVTNIDGTEGCQVSNVYEVQETAQLLNLEAQVLINCLTRANSSNSSHEDVGSEMDARQAASNRNTLCRTLYSRLFTWLVNKINETLKSNQREKNLALLDFYGFEVLDHNSFEQFAINYSAEKIHQNFVFHVLRSEQELYMREGLEWSRIDYFDNESICELIDKPSYGILSLINESHLSNNEALLLRIQQCCAGHPNFMTSGSNSMCFQIRHFANVVNYSINRFLEKNSDMLPKYISGAFYQSKLSLVQSLFPEGNPRRQATKKPSTLASNIRTQLQTLLAIVKHRRTHYVFCIKPNEGKQPHQFDLALVQHQVRYMSLMPLVHLCRTGHCFHLLHVKFFHRYKLLNSLTWPHFHGGSQVEGIALIIRNLPLPSAEFTIGTKNVFVRSPRTVYELEQFRRLRIGELAVLIQKMFRMYHARKRYQRMRHSQMVISSAWRTWRECRFGIPFTGRRHLWSLYRVAREEYRSLKYKRQVKWAIDVIGRYYRQWKIRQFLLTIPLRLPPNTLSPLSTEWPASPVFLADASRLLRSIYHRWKCYIYRNSFDQTARNRMREKVTASIIFKDRKASYARSVGHPFVGDYVRLRHNQQWKKICAETNDQYVVFADIINKIARSSGKFVPILLVLSTSSLLLLDQRTLQIKYRVPASEIYRMSLSPYLDDIAVFHVKASEFGRKKGDFVFQTGHVIEIVTKMFLVIQNATGKPPEIHISTEFEANFGQQTVIFSFKYGGMSDLAQGPPKVTRKGNRMEIIV
- the LOC6650484 gene encoding unconventional myosin-Ia isoform X1 translates to MEEEIGTWDSVLLENLSEDSFISNIHQRYKRDYIYTYIGTSVVALNPYHHISEHSLDNVRNYGNKGIFQLPPHIYGLTNLAYQSLKDQSEDQCVLLTGESGAGKTETFKMIVNFLTHIQERSLCSTPNVLRKQSSTSSTSSGVVHSHRRASSSCSGTANFIICKNRVDNPSVGISRRQSPSPGPSQRSRTRADSIERQTRRNIREKIVDFDFSHHKSSENISVLNESHAHHLHPAKSCFKHQQTQANACLATPIALKAGGCSSSSPKYMLTAYGSGSGSGCRQCGHSKCIRAQSLEKEEQALRGSNSRLASVHKMQPQRGSCSNLIRQHSTESQPERERDRHSLMGSTQRISLYDAHKISKVLAELPQPPPPTSSISPTPSASSSLHRRHKSPSQRLRECVTCADVFLEAMGNACTLKNNNSSRYGKLFDIEIDFKGDPMGVHITHYMLEKTRITDTTIGERNFHIFYQLLLGADLQLLKSLKLYRNVERYELLRNTTAMEEDRSNFHYTKRSLDVLGLCCDEINSIFRVIAVVLKLGNFIFVPVTNIDGTEGCQVSNVYEVQETAQLLNLEAQVLINCLTRANSSNSSHEDVGSEMDARQAASNRNTLCRTLYSRLFTWLVNKINETLKSNQREKNLALLDFYGFEVLDHNSFEQFAINYSAEKIHQNFVFHVLRSEQELYMREGLEWSRIDYFDNESICELIDKPSYGILSLINESHLSNNEALLLRIQQCCAGHPNFMTSGSNSMCFQIRHFANVVNYSINRFLEKNSDMLPKYISGAFYQSKLSLVQSLFPEGNPRRQATKKPSTLASNIRTQLQTLLAIVKHRRTHYVFCIKPNEGKQPHQFDLALVQHQVRYMSLMPLVHLCRTGHCFHLLHVKFFHRYKLLNSLTWPHFHGGSQVEGIALIIRNLPLPSAEFTIGTKNVFVRSPRTVYELEQFRRLRIGELAVLIQKMFRMYHARKRYQRMRHSQMVISSAWRTWRECRFGIPFTGRRHLWSLYRVAREEYRSLKYKRQVKWAIDVIGRYYRQWKIRQFLLTIPLRLPPNTLSPLSTEWPASPVFLADASRLLRSIYHRWKCYIYRNSFDQTARNRMREKVTASIIFKDRKASYARSVGHPFVGDYVRLRHNQQWKKICAETNDQYVVFADIINKIARSSGKFVPILLVLSTSSLLLLDQRTLQIKYRVPASEIYRMSLSPYLDDIAVFHVKASEFGRKKGDFVFQTGHVIEIVTKMFLVIQNATGKPPEIHISTEFEANFGQQTVIFSFKYGGMSDLAQGPPKVTRKGNRMEIIV
- the LOC6650484 gene encoding uncharacterized protein LOC6650484 isoform X3; protein product: MEEEIGTWDSVLLENLSEDSFISNIHQRYKRDYIYTYIGTSVVALNPYHHISEHSLDNVRNYGNKGIFQLPPHIYGLTNLAYQSLKDQSEDQCVLLTGESGAGKTETFKMIVNFLTHIQERSLCSTPNVLRKQSSTSSTSSGVVHSHRRASSSCSGTANFIICKNRVDNPSVGISRRQSPSPGPSQRSRTRADSIERQTRRNIREKIVDFDFSHHKSSENISVLNESHAHHLHPAKSCFKHQQTQANACLATPIALKAGGCSSSSPKYMLTAYGSGSGSGCRQCGHSKCIRAQSLEKEEQALRGSNSRLASVHKMQPQRGSCSNLIRQHSTESQPERERDRHSLMGSTQRISLYDAHKISKVLAELPQPPPPTSSISPTPSASSSLHRRHKSPSQRLRECVTCADVFLEAMGNACTLKNNNSSRYGKLFDIEIDFKGDPMGVHITHYSNNRYYYWRAKFSYFLSIIIGSRSSITKIP